Proteins found in one Magnolia sinica isolate HGM2019 chromosome 5, MsV1, whole genome shotgun sequence genomic segment:
- the LOC131246864 gene encoding F-box/kelch-repeat protein At1g67480 — protein MPVLVSCKSQFADLEMCFSTTTPKNPQTRSRITTQLTPPNSHCPILPGLPDDVAMYCLALVPRCNFPSMGAVCKRWNSFIQSKEFTTVRNEAGKLEEKLYVLTGDAEGNGSHWEALGCVENERQLLPPMPGPMKAAFGVVVLDGKLLVMGGYLADSNSRCVSADVYQYDSRLNRWSTLAKMNVARYDFGCAEVDGVVYAVGGYGADGQSLSCAEVYDPDKNKWTLIESLRRPRWGCFACGFEGKLYVMGGRSSFTIGNSRFVDVYSPEQHAWCEMKNGCVMVTAHAVLGKKLFCMEWKNQRKLAIFNPVDNSWKMVPVPLTGSSRIGFRFGILDGKLLLFSAEEEPGYRTLLYDPDAAQGSEWQTSTMKPSGVCLCSVTIKA, from the exons ATGCCTGTTCTTGTGAGTTGCAAGAGCCAATTCGCCGACTTGGAAATGTGTTTCTCCACCACAACCCCAAAAAACCCTCAAACTCGTTCGAGAATCACCACCCAATTGACCCCTCCGAATTCTCACTGCCCCATTTTGCCCGGTTTGCCTGATGATGTTGCCATGTACTGTCTCGCCCTTGTCCCCCGCTGTAATTTCCCCAGCATGGGGGCTGTCTGCAAGCGATGGAATTCATTCATCCAAAGCAAGGAATTCACCACTGTAAGGAATGAAGCTGGGAAGCTCGAGGAGAAGCTATATGTGTTGACTGGTGATGCAGAAGGAAATGGAAGCCATTGGGAGGCTTTGGGTTGTGTTGAAAACGAACGCCAGCTGCTTCCACCAATGCCAGGCCCGATGAAGGCTGCATTCGGAGTTGTTGTCCTCGATGGGAAGCTTTTGGTTATGGGCGGCTACTTGGCGGACTCAAATTCTAGATGTGTTTCAGCAGATGTTTATCAATATGATTCTCGGCTCAACAG ATGGAGCACGCTAGCAAAGATGAATGTCGCCCGCTACGACTTTGGTTGTGCAGAGGTTGATGGTGTGGTCTATGCAGTCGGGGGCTATGGTGCAGACGGCCAGAGCCTTTCATGTGCTGAGGTCTATGATCCAGACAAGAACAAGTGGACCTTGATTGAGAGCCTCCGACGCCCAAGGTGGGGCTGCTTCGCCTGTGGATTCGAGGGCAAGCTTTACGTAATGGGTGGGCGGTCGAGCTTCACAATCGGCAACTCAAGGTTTGTTGACGTGTACAGCCCCGAGCAGCACGCATGGTGCGAGATGAAGAATGGGTGCGTGATGGTCACAGCACACGCAGTGCTGGGGAAGAAGCTTTTCTGCATGGAGTGGAAGAACCAACGGAAGCTGGCCATATTCAATCCCGTCGACAACTCATGGAAGATGGTCCCTGTACCACTGACAGGGAGCTCGAGGATAGGATTCCGCTTCGGGATTCTGGATGGGAAGCTGCTCCTTTTCTCCGCTGAGGAGGAACCAGGGTACCGCACGTTGTTGTATGATCCGGATGCGGCCCAGGGTTCAGAATGGCAGACGTCGACGATGAAGCCATCTGGGGTATGCCTATGCAGCGTGACCATCAAAGCATGA